A portion of the Calliphora vicina chromosome 5, idCalVici1.1, whole genome shotgun sequence genome contains these proteins:
- the Hr3 gene encoding probable nuclear hormone receptor HR3 isoform X1, translating to MYTQRMFDMWNSVTSKLEAHANTLGQSNVQSPGQNNSSGSIKAQIEIIPCKVCGDKSSGVHYGVITCEGCKGFFRRSQSSVVNYQCPRNKQCVVDRVNRNRCQYCRLQKCLKLGMSRDAVKFGRMSKKQREKVEDEVRFHQAQMRAQSDAAPDSSVFDTQTPSSSDQLHHSYNGYGYSSNEVSYVSPYGYSASVTPQQTMAYDISADYVDSTTYEPRSTMMDPEFISHADGDINDVLIKTLAEAHANTNTKLEVVHEMFRKPQDISRILYYKNLGQQELWLDCAEKLTQMIQNIIEFAKLIPGFMRLSQDDQILLLKTGSFELAIVRMSRLLDLSQNAVLYGDVMLPQEAFYTSDSEEMRLVSRIFQTAKSIAELKLTETELALYQSLVLLWPERNGVRGNTEIQRLFNLSMNAIRQELEANHAPLKGDVTVLDTLLNNIPNFRDISIMHMESLSKFKQQHPNVVFPALYKELFSIDSPQDLT from the exons CTCAAATCGAAATAATACCATGCAAAGTATGTGGTGACAAATCATCGGGTGTTCATTATGGTGTTATAACCTGTGAGGGCTGCAAAGGTTTCTTTCGACGTTCACAAAGTTCTGTTGTTAATTATCAGTGTCCCCGTAACAAGCAATGCGTTGTCGATCGTGTTAACCGTAATCGGTGTCAATATTGTAGACTGCAAAAGTGCCTCAAATTGGGAATGAGCCGAGATG CTGTAAAATTTGGTAGAATGTCTAAGAAACAAAGAGAAAAAGTCGAAGATGAGGTGAGATTTCATCAAGCACAGATGCGGGCTCAAAGTGATGCGGCACCTGATAGTTCTGTATTTGATACACAAACGCCGTCTAGTAGTGATCAACTGCATCATAGTTATAATGG CTATGGCTATTCAAGCAATGAAGTCAGTTATGTCAGTCCCTATGGATATTCAGCGTCCGTGACCCCGCAACAGACAATGGCCTACGATATATCAGCCGATTATGTCGACAGTACCACATATGAGCCACGAAGTACAATGATGGATCCCGAATTTATCAGTCATG CAGATGGTGACATTAATGACGTTCTCATAAAGACCTTGGCGGAAGCTCATGcaaatacaaataccaaattggAAGTTGTGCATGAAATGTTTAGAAAACCCCAG GACATCTCAAGAATACTTTATTATAAGAATCTAGGCCAACAGGAACTGTGGCTGGACTGTGCGGAAAAGTTAACTCAAATGATACAAAATATAATCGAATTTGCCAAATTAATACCCGGCTTTATGCGTCTAAGTCAGGATGATCAG ATCCTACTGCTAAAGACCGGTTCATTTGAGCTGGCGATTGTACGGATGTCACGTTTGTTGGATCTCTCGCAGAATGCGGTGCTGTATGGTGATGTTATGCTGCCGCAGGAAGCATTTTACACATCCGACTCGGAAGAAATGCGACTGGTGTCACGTATTTTCCAAACGGCTAAATCAATAGCCGAACTTAAATTGACTGAAACTGAATTGGCTCTGTATCAAAGTTTGGTCCTGCTGTGGccag agCGTAATGGTGTGCGCGGTAATACGGAAATCCAGAGGCTTTTCAACTTAAGTATGAATGCAATAAGGCAGGAACTGGAGGCCAATCATGCACCACTCAAGGGCGATGTGACGGTACTCGATACACTACTCAATAATATTCCCAACTTCCG TGACATCTCCATAATGCACATGGAGTCGTTgagtaaatttaaacaacaacatCCAAATGTGGTATTCCCTGCCCTGTACAAGGAACTCTTTTCCATAGACTCACCCCAGGATCTCACATAA
- the Hr3 gene encoding probable nuclear hormone receptor HR3 isoform X2, with translation MYTQRMFDMWNSVTSKLEAHANTLGQSNVQSPGQNNSSGSIKAQIEIIPCKVCGDKSSGVHYGVITCEGCKGFFRRSQSSVVNYQCPRNKQCVVDRVNRNRCQYCRLQKCLKLGMSRDAVKFGRMSKKQREKVEDEVRFHQAQMRAQSDAAPDSSVFDTQTPSSSDQLHHSYNGYGYSSNEVSYVSPYGYSASVTPQQTMAYDISADYVDSTTYEPRSTMMDPEFISHDGDINDVLIKTLAEAHANTNTKLEVVHEMFRKPQDISRILYYKNLGQQELWLDCAEKLTQMIQNIIEFAKLIPGFMRLSQDDQILLLKTGSFELAIVRMSRLLDLSQNAVLYGDVMLPQEAFYTSDSEEMRLVSRIFQTAKSIAELKLTETELALYQSLVLLWPERNGVRGNTEIQRLFNLSMNAIRQELEANHAPLKGDVTVLDTLLNNIPNFRDISIMHMESLSKFKQQHPNVVFPALYKELFSIDSPQDLT, from the exons CTCAAATCGAAATAATACCATGCAAAGTATGTGGTGACAAATCATCGGGTGTTCATTATGGTGTTATAACCTGTGAGGGCTGCAAAGGTTTCTTTCGACGTTCACAAAGTTCTGTTGTTAATTATCAGTGTCCCCGTAACAAGCAATGCGTTGTCGATCGTGTTAACCGTAATCGGTGTCAATATTGTAGACTGCAAAAGTGCCTCAAATTGGGAATGAGCCGAGATG CTGTAAAATTTGGTAGAATGTCTAAGAAACAAAGAGAAAAAGTCGAAGATGAGGTGAGATTTCATCAAGCACAGATGCGGGCTCAAAGTGATGCGGCACCTGATAGTTCTGTATTTGATACACAAACGCCGTCTAGTAGTGATCAACTGCATCATAGTTATAATGG CTATGGCTATTCAAGCAATGAAGTCAGTTATGTCAGTCCCTATGGATATTCAGCGTCCGTGACCCCGCAACAGACAATGGCCTACGATATATCAGCCGATTATGTCGACAGTACCACATATGAGCCACGAAGTACAATGATGGATCCCGAATTTATCAGTCATG ATGGTGACATTAATGACGTTCTCATAAAGACCTTGGCGGAAGCTCATGcaaatacaaataccaaattggAAGTTGTGCATGAAATGTTTAGAAAACCCCAG GACATCTCAAGAATACTTTATTATAAGAATCTAGGCCAACAGGAACTGTGGCTGGACTGTGCGGAAAAGTTAACTCAAATGATACAAAATATAATCGAATTTGCCAAATTAATACCCGGCTTTATGCGTCTAAGTCAGGATGATCAG ATCCTACTGCTAAAGACCGGTTCATTTGAGCTGGCGATTGTACGGATGTCACGTTTGTTGGATCTCTCGCAGAATGCGGTGCTGTATGGTGATGTTATGCTGCCGCAGGAAGCATTTTACACATCCGACTCGGAAGAAATGCGACTGGTGTCACGTATTTTCCAAACGGCTAAATCAATAGCCGAACTTAAATTGACTGAAACTGAATTGGCTCTGTATCAAAGTTTGGTCCTGCTGTGGccag agCGTAATGGTGTGCGCGGTAATACGGAAATCCAGAGGCTTTTCAACTTAAGTATGAATGCAATAAGGCAGGAACTGGAGGCCAATCATGCACCACTCAAGGGCGATGTGACGGTACTCGATACACTACTCAATAATATTCCCAACTTCCG TGACATCTCCATAATGCACATGGAGTCGTTgagtaaatttaaacaacaacatCCAAATGTGGTATTCCCTGCCCTGTACAAGGAACTCTTTTCCATAGACTCACCCCAGGATCTCACATAA
- the Hr3 gene encoding probable nuclear hormone receptor HR3 isoform X3 has translation MPSTIRAQIEIIPCKVCGDKSSGVHYGVITCEGCKGFFRRSQSSVVNYQCPRNKQCVVDRVNRNRCQYCRLQKCLKLGMSRDAVKFGRMSKKQREKVEDEVRFHQAQMRAQSDAAPDSSVFDTQTPSSSDQLHHSYNGYGYSSNEVSYVSPYGYSASVTPQQTMAYDISADYVDSTTYEPRSTMMDPEFISHADGDINDVLIKTLAEAHANTNTKLEVVHEMFRKPQDISRILYYKNLGQQELWLDCAEKLTQMIQNIIEFAKLIPGFMRLSQDDQILLLKTGSFELAIVRMSRLLDLSQNAVLYGDVMLPQEAFYTSDSEEMRLVSRIFQTAKSIAELKLTETELALYQSLVLLWPERNGVRGNTEIQRLFNLSMNAIRQELEANHAPLKGDVTVLDTLLNNIPNFRDISIMHMESLSKFKQQHPNVVFPALYKELFSIDSPQDLT, from the exons CTCAAATCGAAATAATACCATGCAAAGTATGTGGTGACAAATCATCGGGTGTTCATTATGGTGTTATAACCTGTGAGGGCTGCAAAGGTTTCTTTCGACGTTCACAAAGTTCTGTTGTTAATTATCAGTGTCCCCGTAACAAGCAATGCGTTGTCGATCGTGTTAACCGTAATCGGTGTCAATATTGTAGACTGCAAAAGTGCCTCAAATTGGGAATGAGCCGAGATG CTGTAAAATTTGGTAGAATGTCTAAGAAACAAAGAGAAAAAGTCGAAGATGAGGTGAGATTTCATCAAGCACAGATGCGGGCTCAAAGTGATGCGGCACCTGATAGTTCTGTATTTGATACACAAACGCCGTCTAGTAGTGATCAACTGCATCATAGTTATAATGG CTATGGCTATTCAAGCAATGAAGTCAGTTATGTCAGTCCCTATGGATATTCAGCGTCCGTGACCCCGCAACAGACAATGGCCTACGATATATCAGCCGATTATGTCGACAGTACCACATATGAGCCACGAAGTACAATGATGGATCCCGAATTTATCAGTCATG CAGATGGTGACATTAATGACGTTCTCATAAAGACCTTGGCGGAAGCTCATGcaaatacaaataccaaattggAAGTTGTGCATGAAATGTTTAGAAAACCCCAG GACATCTCAAGAATACTTTATTATAAGAATCTAGGCCAACAGGAACTGTGGCTGGACTGTGCGGAAAAGTTAACTCAAATGATACAAAATATAATCGAATTTGCCAAATTAATACCCGGCTTTATGCGTCTAAGTCAGGATGATCAG ATCCTACTGCTAAAGACCGGTTCATTTGAGCTGGCGATTGTACGGATGTCACGTTTGTTGGATCTCTCGCAGAATGCGGTGCTGTATGGTGATGTTATGCTGCCGCAGGAAGCATTTTACACATCCGACTCGGAAGAAATGCGACTGGTGTCACGTATTTTCCAAACGGCTAAATCAATAGCCGAACTTAAATTGACTGAAACTGAATTGGCTCTGTATCAAAGTTTGGTCCTGCTGTGGccag agCGTAATGGTGTGCGCGGTAATACGGAAATCCAGAGGCTTTTCAACTTAAGTATGAATGCAATAAGGCAGGAACTGGAGGCCAATCATGCACCACTCAAGGGCGATGTGACGGTACTCGATACACTACTCAATAATATTCCCAACTTCCG TGACATCTCCATAATGCACATGGAGTCGTTgagtaaatttaaacaacaacatCCAAATGTGGTATTCCCTGCCCTGTACAAGGAACTCTTTTCCATAGACTCACCCCAGGATCTCACATAA